TAATTGTGATTCGTCAGCGCCTAATTCAATGAATAGGTCCAGAACTTCATCAACAACTTCTTCAGGACGCGCACCAGGACGGTCAATCTTATTAATCACAACGATTGGTGTCAAATGTTGTTCGAGGGCTTTTTTAAGCACAAAACGCGTTTGTGGCATCGTCCCTTCGAAAGCATCAACAACAAGTAGAACCCCATCGACCATTCGCATGATTCGTTCAACTTCACCACCGAAATCGGCATGTCCAGGGGTATCCAAAATGTTAATTTGTTTGTCGCCGTAACGTACGGCCGTGTTCTTTGAAAGGATCGTGATACCGCGTTCCTTTTCAATGGCATTAGTGTCCATCGCCCGATCGTCAATCTGGACATGTTCATCTAAGGTATCCGATTGTTTAAGCATTTCGTTAACCAAGGTTGTCTTACCGTGGTCAACGTGGGCAATAATGGCAATGTTGCGGATATCATCTCTAAATTTCAAAATTGATCTTCCTTTCATCCTTCAAAATTCATACTATCCAATTGATAGCTGAAATCTTACATATATTAATACAAACTGGCGCTACTATCAAGTTAATGATGCGCACTGACTAACTCGTAACGACGCTTTCATCTGGTTTTCATCGCTTGGCATAAAAAAAGCTGTGACGGATGGGTCACAGTCACACCGTTTACTTGACAATTGCCAAAATAGCACGCTGCGCACTTTTAGTCGCTATTAGTACAGCACCAGATGATAACATATTTACGGGCGTGCCGTCAACTTGTGTCACGCTCAAGCCGAGGGTCTCAGCCAGTACTCGACCAGCCGCAAAGTCCCACGGTCGTAGATACGACAGGTAACCGACTAGTTCCCCAGCCAAAACTTGACTGATCTGAATACCAGCACTGCCAATGATACGTGGCCCTAAACTAGTCGCCGCAATTGTCTGCATCTGATACCGATTATGAATCAGCAATGGCGCACTCGCACCAAATAATCCCGCTGACAAAGCTAAATCAAGCGGCGCTGTTAGTGTGGTGCCGTTTAAGGTTACGCCAATCGCTGGGCCACCAGCATATAATTTGGCCGCCATCACATCATAAATATAGCCTAGCGTAGGTTGCCCATCAATATACAAGCCAGCCATGATAGCAAAATGATTGCGTTGATGCACAAAATTCATGGTGCCATCAATAGGATCCACAATCCAAACATGTCCTGCTAACGTAGTCACCTGGTCACCGGCCCCCTCCTCACCTAAAATTTGGGCCCCGGGATCTAATTGCCGTAACGCTTGCACTAAAAAATGTTCGTTGCTGCGATCAACGTTGGTCACCAAATCTTTACGACTCGTTTTTTCCATGACCGTCATGGCAGTCCCCATCTTAACTAATACCTGTGAGCGTGCTTGCTGCATCACCGTTTGAACGGCCTGATTAAGTTGCTGTAAGGCTGCTACTTCCATTATAGAATCACCTAGATTCGATACTTAAAACGTCGGGTATTCGTTGCTTGAGCAGCTTGCATCGTCCGATAAATGTTTAACCCAGCTGCCGCTTCAAATTCTCGAGACAATTGTTTTTCTTCTGACTTAGCAGGTACCACCGTTTTAAACGCCTGATAAGCGGCTAATAGCTCAGCTGTTACAACCGTGGCTTCATTCGCCGCCTCAATTTGACGATAAAAGGTCGTCACTGTAATAATTTCAGCGGTGGTCCACATTTCATTTAGTGGATATTGATAGTTTTCATGTCTAGCCGTCATTTTGTTCAAACTCCCCTGCTTCAACCCGATCCAAGTCACCACGGATTTGGCTCGCAATTTCAGCATATTCTTTTTGTTCCTCATCCGACAACACCATGTCAGCCAGACGTTTAATGCCATTGGCACTAACTAGCACTGGTGACGCTAACCCCACCAATTGTTCATCGCTACCGCTTTGGACATTGGTAACAGTCCCAATAAATGGTGCTTGGTCATAGAATGCCCGTAAGACTTGCATTAATGCTAACACATTCAACGTTTGATTGGTAACGATGGCTGGATTATCAATTTGATCCAACGCCGTGCCCATGACTTCCGCACTAAAGTTCGTATCCTGGTTAGCCACATAGGTTAAAACCGGCGCCGCACCAATATATGACCGACTCCACGCAATCAATGGTGCCTGCGCCGTACCGACGACAAACGCATGCACATCATGTTGACCAACATTTAATTGGTCGCGTAATAATTGTTCTAATAATCGGCTTTGCGACAAGGTCCCTAACCCCAGTACGCGCTGATGGTCCACACCGCTAAAACGTGCCGCCAGCACGCTTAGCACCGCATCATTACTCCCGGCCAAAACTAACTTACCGTTAAACCCGTTCGCCATCGCAAGATTAACAAACGTCCGAAATAACGGTAACGTTTGCTGTAAATCGGCCTCAGGTCCGCTATCGGTCGCTAATGGTGCCAAATTACCGATAATTAAACTATCAGCTTGTGAATAATCTGGTTTGGCTTGTGCTAATAACGAAAATTTTCGACAAGCTAGACTAGCCATAATCAAAGCTTGATACCGCGGTGCGTCATCCACATCTGTGGCGACAATTAAATTCACTGGTAAATCTTTAGCAATTGCAATTAATATGAGTTGTTGTACAAATTCGAATAATCCACGAATAATAACTGAATTGTTCATGAAATCCCTCCCAACCTTCGCTAACAATTGTACCTAAGCTGTCAATGAATTCAAGTAAATGTTAACGAAATGCTTACCCTTTTGTCATCTTAGCCAGTATCATCACCGGCTACCCCGCCAATTTTGCTAAAAAACAAAAGTTTGAGCCCACCTGCGTGGCCTCAAACTTCGCTTACTCAAACTTAATTTAAGTCAATCACTTTAAATATGCGTTGGGTAACCCATCGCAACATCAGCAGCTTCTTGAACCACTTCACCCAAAGTTGGGTGTGGATGAATCGTCAAAGCTAAGTCTTCTGCATTCATCCCACCATTAACGGCGACACTCAATTCAGAAATCAAATCACTAGCGCCAGGACCAGCAATTTGGGCGCCCACAATCGTACCTTCATCCTTAGTTGTCACTAAGCGGAAGAACCCGTCCGTGGTATTCAATGAAATTGCTCGGCCATTCCCAGCGAATGGGAACTTCGAGGTTATCACACTCAAACCAGCTTTTTCAGCTTCGGCTTTAGTCATGCCAACAGTTGCAAGTTCTGGATCAGTGAAACAAACCGCTGGCACTGAAACATAGTCATTTGCCGTCTTTTTATCACTGATGGCGCCTGCCGCAACCTTACCTTCAGCAAACGCTTTGTGCGCTAAGGCTGGTCCAGCAACAATATCACCAATGGCATAAATATCTTTAGCGGTTGTTTGACCCTGTTCATCAACTGTAATCAGACCACG
This region of Lactobacillus sp. CBA3605 genomic DNA includes:
- a CDS encoding inositol monophosphatase family protein yields the protein MEVAALQQLNQAVQTVMQQARSQVLVKMGTAMTVMEKTSRKDLVTNVDRSNEHFLVQALRQLDPGAQILGEEGAGDQVTTLAGHVWIVDPIDGTMNFVHQRNHFAIMAGLYIDGQPTLGYIYDVMAAKLYAGGPAIGVTLNGTTLTAPLDLALSAGLFGASAPLLIHNRYQMQTIAATSLGPRIIGSAGIQISQVLAGELVGYLSYLRPWDFAAGRVLAETLGLSVTQVDGTPVNMLSSGAVLIATKSAQRAILAIVK
- a CDS encoding UPF0223 family protein, which gives rise to MTARHENYQYPLNEMWTTAEIITVTTFYRQIEAANEATVVTAELLAAYQAFKTVVPAKSEEKQLSREFEAAAGLNIYRTMQAAQATNTRRFKYRI
- a CDS encoding lactate dehydrogenase, whose product is MNNSVIIRGLFEFVQQLILIAIAKDLPVNLIVATDVDDAPRYQALIMASLACRKFSLLAQAKPDYSQADSLIIGNLAPLATDSGPEADLQQTLPLFRTFVNLAMANGFNGKLVLAGSNDAVLSVLAARFSGVDHQRVLGLGTLSQSRLLEQLLRDQLNVGQHDVHAFVVGTAQAPLIAWSRSYIGAAPVLTYVANQDTNFSAEVMGTALDQIDNPAIVTNQTLNVLALMQVLRAFYDQAPFIGTVTNVQSGSDEQLVGLASPVLVSANGIKRLADMVLSDEEQKEYAEIASQIRGDLDRVEAGEFEQNDG